Genomic segment of Candidatus Flexicrinis affinis:
CCAATCGAGCGCGATCGCGTACTCAGGCAGCGGAAGCCCGAGGGTGGGGAGACCCCCATTAGCGCCGGCCATCGACGACCTCGCGATAAACGTCCACGAGGCGTTCATTGATCCGCGACCAGTCGTACTTGGCCACGACCTTGTCGCGCCCGGCCTGACCCATCACCTTGCGCCGATCGCCGGCATCCAGCATGTCACGAATGCGCGCTGCCAAGTCGTCGACGTCGTTGGGCGCGGACAAGAACCCGTCGACGCCCGGGGCGACCACGGTGCGCACGCCGGGCAAGTTGCTTGCGATGACTGGCTTGCCTGCCGCCATCGCTTCGAGCAGCACAATGCCAAACGCTTCGCCCATCGTAGTAGATGGCAGCACGAGGAAGTCCGCGGCGGCGTAGTGGCTTGGCAGGTCGCTGTCGGGCACCCGTCCGCAGAACACCGCGCGTTCGCCGAGGCCGAGGCGCTGTGCTTCCTCCATATATCGCGGCCGCAAATCGCCGTCACCGATCAGCATCAGGCGCAGGTTCGGCGCGTCGACGCGGGCAGCAGCATTCAGCAGTACGTCGACACCTTTGAAGTAGTGCGGCGTGTCCATGCCGCCGCAGAAGGCAAGCACGACGTCGTCTTCCGAGAAACCGTACCTGCCGCGAATGCCCGATGTGTCCACGTCGGCAGTGAAGCGCGAGGTATCGACGCCGTTGGGCATTTCCGTGACGCGCGGGTCGCTTGGCTTGAAGAACCGCGCGATTCGCGATGCGTTGAAATAGTCGCGCGACGTCACCAACAGGCGATCCGCGCGTGTCAGGATCAGGCGGCCAACGGTCTTTTCGTGCAGCATGACCGCACGGCCCATGGCGCCCGAGAGAATCAAGTCCTGATGGTAGGTGATAACGACCGGTATTCGCCGCAGTCCAGCCACGGCGTGCAGGATTTCCTGGCCAAATACGAACGGGTAGTGCAGATGAATGATGTCGTATTTCGCCATGCGGAACAAACCCGGAAGCAGCGGGGCATTGCCAACCTTGAACGCCGCTGGGAGGCGTTGCACGGTGAGGCCGGGCGGATCGTCGGTGACGGCCTCGTCCTTCACGGCGCTGGTGATCACGGTGACGTCGCAGCCCAGCTTGGCCGCGCCGACTGCATTCTGCAGACACACGCGCCCCGTCCCACTGGGGTAGGGGAAGAATGTCGCCGTGAGGTGAGCCACGCGCATCGCCATTGTCGCTACCACCGTACCACCCCGCGCGAGACGTGATACAGCACCCAGAACACCGGGTTGAAGACGCGCTCGGCGATCAAAGCCGCGCCGGTTCCGACCTGACGGAACCCGAGCCGATGGATGTGCTGGAACAGGATGTCGCGATCGGGTGACTTGCGCGTACGCTGCACGGTACGGCGGTGCTGCATCAGTGTGCGCCAGTGGCGGATGATCCAGCCGTAGCCGCGCAACTTCGCCGTCCAATAGCTGCGGCCACTGACGGCCGCAAAGCCCCAGCCGACGATTTCGGCAAGCACCAGCGCAGGCCCGAGTACCACCAGCGTCGGCCAGCGATAGTTCTTGAGCAGCATTTGCAGCCGGTTGCGCTCGAGGTATTCGAACTTGGCCGGGCTGAAGTGTAGGCGGTAGTCGTGGCGAATGACCGACTGTGGCACGGCATATAGCCGATAGCCCGCGATGCGCGCACGCCAAGACAGGTCGGCGTCTTCGGCATAGGCGGGAAAGAACAGATCATCGAAGCCGCCCAGCTCGCGGAACGTTTCGGCGCGCATGATAAAGGCGGCGCCGGAAATGGCCGCCACTTCCTGTGTCCGTGTGAGGCCGGCCGCTGGCTCTTGCCATGCCCGCAGGTAGCCGAACCCAGTGAAGTGGACGTCGTTGCCGTAGGTATTGACCCGCGCCGGATCGTTTAGCAGCACGATCTTCGGGGTCGCCATGCCCGCTCCCGGCTCGCGCTCCAATACGTCCACTAGCGGCGCGAGCCAGTCTGGCGACACGACGGTATCGAGATTTAAGAAGGCAAGGATTGCGCCTGATGCGTGTTGTGCGCCGAGATTGCACCCCCCGGAGAAGCCGAGGTTGGCGCCCGCCCGAATCAGGTTCGCGGAAGGAAACTGTTCAGCGACGCATTCGGCGCTGCCGTCGGTCGATTGGTTGTCGACCACGATAACTTCGACATCGGGGTACGCGGTGTCGAATACGGACGCCAAACACGGACTAACGTACGCCCCGGCGTTGTAGTTGACGAGGATTACACTCACGCGCGGCGTATCGCGGGGAGCTGCTTGCTCCGGACTGCGCATCGGCTGCGCCCCCTTAGTTTTCGCGGCTGATGACCGGCCGGATCAACTCGAGGACGAAGCCGCGCAAGGTGTGGAGAATAATGCCGGTAAACAGCGCCACCGATCCGCTGGTCAGTAGGAACACGATCAGCATTGCGAGCACGATGTCGACGGTGTTGTTTAGCCGGTACTGCTCCAGTTCGGCCAAGCCGAGCGCGAACGCGACGACCAGACTGACGCCGCCCATCAACCAGAAGAACAACAGCGGCCGGTGCTGACCCATCAAGCGCAGCACGCTCGTCAGGACGTTGAGCCCGTGTCGCACAACCGACCGCTTTGGTCGATCGAGATAACGTATCGTGATCGGCACTTCGAGGACACGGAGCTGCTGATCGGAAGCGACAAACTGCATCTCCGACTCGACGCCGAACCCCTTCGTATTGAACGTGATGTTCTTGATGGCGTTGAGGGAAAAAGCACGGAAACCGCTTTGTGAGTCGGACACCTGTGTGCCTGACAGTGCGTTGATCATCATGGTAAAGCCGCGATGGCCCATTACGCGCTGGAGTGGCACTTCGCTGGTCTGTTCGAGGTAGCGCGAGCCAATCACGATGTCAGCCTCGCCATCGGTAATCGGCTTGACGACCTTCGGAAGTTCTTCCGGCAGATGCTGCCAGTCGGCATCGAGCGTAACGACCGCATTAGGCAGAAAGAGTTCGCGCGCTTTCTTAAAACCGGTATTGAGCGCCTCGCCCTTGCCCTTGTTGACTTTATGCCGGACGACCGTTGCGCCAGCCAAATGCGCGATCTGCGCCGTGCGATCTGAGGAGCCGTCATCAACGACGACAACGGCGTCTACATAGTTTCGTGTCAGCAACACGACGCTGCCTATGAAACGCTCTTCGTTGTAAGCAGGAATGACGGCGACAACAAT
This window contains:
- a CDS encoding glycosyltransferase family 4 protein produces the protein MCLQNAVGAAKLGCDVTVITSAVKDEAVTDDPPGLTVQRLPAAFKVGNAPLLPGLFRMAKYDIIHLHYPFVFGQEILHAVAGLRRIPVVITYHQDLILSGAMGRAVMLHEKTVGRLILTRADRLLVTSRDYFNASRIARFFKPSDPRVTEMPNGVDTSRFTADVDTSGIRGRYGFSEDDVVLAFCGGMDTPHYFKGVDVLLNAAARVDAPNLRLMLIGDGDLRPRYMEEAQRLGLGERAVFCGRVPDSDLPSHYAAADFLVLPSTTMGEAFGIVLLEAMAAGKPVIASNLPGVRTVVAPGVDGFLSAPNDVDDLAARIRDMLDAGDRRKVMGQAGRDKVVAKYDWSRINERLVDVYREVVDGRR
- a CDS encoding glycosyltransferase family 2 protein, coding for MRSPEQAAPRDTPRVSVILVNYNAGAYVSPCLASVFDTAYPDVEVIVVDNQSTDGSAECVAEQFPSANLIRAGANLGFSGGCNLGAQHASGAILAFLNLDTVVSPDWLAPLVDVLEREPGAGMATPKIVLLNDPARVNTYGNDVHFTGFGYLRAWQEPAAGLTRTQEVAAISGAAFIMRAETFRELGGFDDLFFPAYAEDADLSWRARIAGYRLYAVPQSVIRHDYRLHFSPAKFEYLERNRLQMLLKNYRWPTLVVLGPALVLAEIVGWGFAAVSGRSYWTAKLRGYGWIIRHWRTLMQHRRTVQRTRKSPDRDILFQHIHRLGFRQVGTGAALIAERVFNPVFWVLYHVSRGVVRW
- a CDS encoding glycosyltransferase family 2 protein gives rise to the protein MVAVKAQDRSLPEGLNIREVPQPHFDGIVVAVIPAYNEERFIGSVVLLTRNYVDAVVVVDDGSSDRTAQIAHLAGATVVRHKVNKGKGEALNTGFKKARELFLPNAVVTLDADWQHLPEELPKVVKPITDGEADIVIGSRYLEQTSEVPLQRVMGHRGFTMMINALSGTQVSDSQSGFRAFSLNAIKNITFNTKGFGVESEMQFVASDQQLRVLEVPITIRYLDRPKRSVVRHGLNVLTSVLRLMGQHRPLLFFWLMGGVSLVVAFALGLAELEQYRLNNTVDIVLAMLIVFLLTSGSVALFTGIILHTLRGFVLELIRPVISREN